One stretch of Pseudomonas fragi DNA includes these proteins:
- a CDS encoding response regulator — protein MRVLLVEDQLQLAESVAQALKGTGLTVDVLHDGVAADLALSSEEYAVAILDVGLPRMDGFEVLARLRARGKTLPVLMLTARSDVKDRVHGLNLGADDYLAKPFELTELEARVKALLRRSVLGGERLQQCGALVYDLGTRRFTLGDELLVLTSREQAVLEALIARPGRVMSKEQLAAQVFGLDEEASPDAIEIYIHRLRKKLDGQAVAIVTFRGLGYLLEGRDV, from the coding sequence ATGCGTGTGCTTTTGGTCGAAGACCAGTTGCAGCTGGCCGAGAGTGTTGCCCAAGCCCTGAAAGGCACAGGCCTGACCGTGGATGTATTGCACGATGGAGTGGCCGCCGACCTGGCCTTGAGCAGCGAAGAATATGCCGTGGCGATTCTGGATGTGGGGTTGCCGCGCATGGATGGTTTTGAAGTGCTGGCGCGTTTGCGAGCACGTGGCAAAACCTTGCCGGTGTTGATGTTGACCGCGCGCAGCGACGTCAAGGACCGGGTACACGGGCTAAATCTGGGGGCCGATGATTATCTGGCCAAGCCCTTCGAACTGACGGAGCTGGAAGCGCGGGTCAAGGCGCTGCTGCGTCGCAGCGTGTTGGGGGGCGAACGGCTGCAGCAATGCGGCGCCCTGGTCTACGACCTCGGAACCCGGCGCTTCACCCTGGGTGATGAGCTGCTGGTCCTGACGTCCCGCGAGCAGGCGGTGCTTGAGGCCCTGATTGCACGGCCTGGCCGGGTCATGAGCAAGGAGCAGCTGGCGGCCCAGGTGTTTGGCCTGGACGAGGAAGCCAGCCCGGATGCCATCGAGATTTACATTCACCGCCTGCGCAAAAAACTCGACGGCCAGGCGGTGGCGATCGTGACGTTCAGGGGCCTGGGGTATTTGCTGGAAGGCCGCGATGTTTAA
- a CDS encoding sensor histidine kinase, with product MFKLDSLRWSLLWHLTLLLVVLMLASSLSAYFNGREAADTAYDRTLLASARTIAAGLSQRDGSLSADVPYVALDTFAYDSAGRIYYQVNDIHQRLISGYENLPAPPAGTPRTDDYPALARFYNGTYLGQNVRVVSLLKAVSEPGMNGMAEIRVAETDEARVAMARSLMADTLLRLGMLGLGALLVVWFAVSAALRPLERLRNAVEEREMDDLRPLPLVSVQRELRPLVQALNHFTERLRGQFARQAQFIADAAHELRTPLAVLKAQLELGLRAKDPQTLRNTLEQAAQGTDRLTHLANQLLSLARIENGARAIAEGGAQLLDLSQLARELGMAMAPLAHARGFALALEADQPVWLYGEPTLLHELLSNLVDNAMAHTPVGGNVILRVATPAVLEVEDDGPGIPHEDRERVFERFYRRNQQVAGSGLGLAIVGDICRAHLAHISLHDGAQGGLNVRVSFVPANGR from the coding sequence ATGTTTAAGCTCGACAGCTTGCGCTGGAGCCTGTTGTGGCACCTGACGCTGTTGCTGGTGGTGTTGATGCTGGCGAGCAGCCTGAGTGCTTATTTCAATGGTCGCGAGGCGGCCGATACGGCGTATGACCGTACCCTGCTGGCATCGGCGCGCACCATTGCCGCCGGGCTGTCGCAGCGTGATGGCAGCCTGAGTGCGGATGTGCCCTACGTTGCCCTTGATACCTTTGCCTACGACAGCGCCGGGCGTATTTACTATCAGGTCAACGATATCCACCAGCGGCTGATTTCCGGTTATGAAAACCTGCCTGCGCCGCCTGCAGGCACGCCGCGCACCGATGATTATCCGGCGTTGGCGCGGTTCTATAACGGCACCTATCTGGGCCAGAACGTGCGTGTGGTGAGCTTGCTCAAGGCTGTGAGCGAACCCGGCATGAACGGCATGGCGGAAATCCGTGTAGCCGAGACCGACGAGGCGCGGGTGGCAATGGCCCGTAGCCTGATGGCGGACACCTTGCTGCGCCTTGGCATGCTGGGGCTGGGGGCGTTGCTGGTGGTGTGGTTTGCCGTCAGTGCGGCACTGCGCCCGCTGGAGCGTCTGCGCAATGCCGTGGAGGAGCGCGAGATGGATGACCTGCGGCCATTGCCGCTGGTGTCGGTGCAGCGCGAGCTGCGGCCACTGGTACAGGCACTCAATCATTTTACCGAGCGCTTGCGCGGGCAGTTCGCCCGTCAGGCGCAGTTTATTGCGGACGCCGCCCATGAGTTGCGCACGCCTCTGGCCGTACTCAAGGCCCAGCTTGAACTGGGGTTGCGGGCGAAGGACCCGCAGACCTTGCGCAATACCCTTGAGCAAGCGGCCCAAGGCACTGACCGGCTGACCCATCTTGCCAATCAGTTGCTGTCGCTGGCGCGCATCGAAAACGGTGCCCGGGCCATTGCCGAAGGCGGTGCGCAATTGCTCGACCTGAGTCAATTGGCCCGCGAGCTGGGCATGGCGATGGCGCCGCTGGCCCATGCCCGCGGGTTTGCCCTGGCGCTTGAGGCCGACCAGCCGGTGTGGCTATACGGTGAACCGACGCTGCTGCATGAACTGCTGAGCAACCTGGTGGACAATGCGATGGCCCACACCCCAGTGGGTGGCAATGTGATTTTACGCGTGGCAACGCCAGCCGTACTGGAAGTCGAGGATGATGGCCCGGGCATTCCCCATGAGGATCGCGAACGGGTATTTGAACGCTTTTATCGGCGTAATCAGCAAGTGGCCGGCTCGGGGTTGGGGCTGGCGATTGTGGGCGATATCTGTCGAGCCCACCTGGCCCATATCAGTTTGCATGATGGTGCGCAGGGCGGGTTGAACGTGCGGGTGAGTTTTGTGCCGGCCAATGGGCGCTAG
- a CDS encoding tyrosine-type recombinase/integrase, which translates to MTINHHSLTGTNLLQTALAKPYHYRRSGRYYLRLRPQGTAKGFYTLSLRTTDKATAMTISKDILKTLAAFHLDNPEATWDELRERLADIAEECLTMAHGDDSLVAYEMIYDELRLSLREASAKGPMTIDQQRAASKAEDILEAAQERLKGRPGKLVGIVEELRGVPWGTPVAPYLSLSVNASKALTFEHLSGLYMAEQKDNVQASTMRDVKSSCAAISAVLGGLDLKEHTRADMVGLKAKLLEDRKGSTVNKLLTRLSTVMDWAVHNGYLDKSFDKGLKLSKDADSSREALSQDQVQALMDHTKTLQADAWQRWALSLGAITGTRIEELRQLTKADVKQVGGVCVIDINRNDGKTAKTKHSLRVVPLTDGAYGFDLKAFLEFVEKSDTRLFTLGAGQFSGVLNGALRDVLKLKTDRTQTFHSLRHSLAGALKAAEVPVGTAESILGHSSGSISYDLYGAGSAVEVGRMADALKVALK; encoded by the coding sequence ATGACCATCAACCACCACTCCCTAACTGGGACAAACCTGTTACAAACTGCCCTCGCCAAGCCGTACCACTATCGCCGGTCTGGTCGCTATTACCTTCGCCTTCGCCCTCAAGGAACCGCTAAGGGTTTCTATACGCTATCGCTCAGAACCACAGACAAGGCCACTGCTATGACCATCTCCAAGGACATCCTCAAGACGCTCGCTGCTTTTCACTTGGATAACCCAGAGGCAACATGGGATGAGCTCAGAGAACGATTGGCAGACATCGCTGAGGAGTGCCTGACCATGGCTCATGGTGATGACTCACTGGTGGCCTACGAGATGATCTATGACGAACTACGTCTGTCGCTTCGTGAGGCATCAGCTAAGGGGCCAATGACCATTGATCAACAAAGGGCCGCGAGCAAAGCCGAGGACATCCTTGAGGCCGCTCAGGAGCGTTTGAAGGGGAGGCCGGGCAAGCTGGTTGGGATCGTTGAGGAACTTAGAGGTGTCCCTTGGGGCACGCCTGTAGCCCCTTATCTGTCCCTATCTGTAAACGCTTCTAAGGCTCTGACATTCGAACATCTCTCAGGGCTCTATATGGCGGAGCAAAAGGACAACGTACAGGCCAGCACTATGAGAGATGTTAAGTCGTCTTGTGCTGCTATCAGCGCTGTTCTGGGAGGTCTCGATCTTAAAGAGCACACTCGGGCTGACATGGTGGGACTCAAGGCAAAACTCCTTGAGGACCGCAAAGGTTCCACTGTTAACAAACTGCTGACCCGGCTATCAACTGTCATGGATTGGGCTGTTCATAACGGCTATCTCGACAAGAGTTTTGACAAGGGCCTGAAGCTCTCTAAGGACGCTGACAGCTCGCGTGAGGCGCTCTCTCAGGATCAAGTACAGGCTCTGATGGATCACACCAAGACACTCCAGGCCGATGCGTGGCAGCGCTGGGCGTTGTCCCTTGGGGCCATCACTGGGACCCGTATCGAGGAGCTCAGGCAGTTGACCAAGGCTGACGTTAAGCAGGTTGGAGGTGTGTGTGTCATCGACATTAATAGGAATGACGGCAAAACGGCTAAGACTAAGCATTCACTTCGGGTCGTACCGTTGACCGATGGGGCCTATGGGTTTGACCTAAAGGCGTTCCTCGAGTTTGTCGAAAAGTCCGACACTCGGCTGTTCACGCTGGGGGCTGGGCAATTCTCTGGTGTGCTCAATGGGGCCCTTCGGGATGTCTTGAAGTTGAAAACTGATCGGACCCAAACATTCCACTCGTTGCGACACTCATTGGCTGGAGCCTTGAAGGCCGCTGAGGTGCCTGTGGGGACCGCTGAGTCGATCTTGGGGCACTCTTCGGGGTCGATTAGTTATGACCTCTATGGTGCGGGGAGTGCTGTGGAAGTGGGGCGTATGGCTGATGCCTTAAAGGTGGCCTTGAAGTGA
- a CDS encoding Rha family transcriptional regulator produces MTTLNTITMTTVEIAAMTGKQHKNVLRDADRAIELVNKSHGSDLSCQIENKDATEGTFEIRGKQYRMLVLNKHLVFTLITGYDTALRYTVIGRWIELEQAANPAFSSQAITETLIDLQTRVDAMAPAYDEHVRKGRSVGYSWREACRLAAIEHPDKFLALMVRLKKARKTLHGHTEINPSYVKKGYVTVLKPSNLVVKANGGHLFKVTSKGLTEWLSANAGEINTAVNTASRPKAVVDEHGYTIAITGDNTEGLTTKAIH; encoded by the coding sequence ATGACCACCTTGAACACGATCACCATGACCACCGTTGAGATTGCCGCAATGACAGGCAAGCAGCACAAGAACGTACTTCGGGATGCAGATCGGGCTATTGAACTGGTCAACAAATCTCACGGCTCAGATTTGAGCTGTCAAATTGAAAATAAGGACGCAACTGAAGGAACCTTTGAGATCCGAGGTAAGCAATATCGAATGCTGGTCCTCAATAAGCATCTGGTCTTCACGCTCATCACCGGCTACGACACTGCATTGCGTTACACAGTCATTGGTCGATGGATCGAATTGGAGCAAGCAGCTAACCCAGCGTTCTCCTCTCAGGCCATCACTGAGACCCTCATTGACCTACAAACACGAGTCGATGCAATGGCCCCGGCCTACGATGAGCACGTCCGTAAGGGTCGCTCAGTTGGCTATAGCTGGCGTGAAGCATGTCGTCTCGCTGCCATTGAGCACCCCGACAAGTTCTTGGCCCTTATGGTCCGCTTGAAGAAAGCCCGTAAGACCCTCCACGGGCACACTGAGATCAACCCAAGCTACGTTAAGAAAGGCTACGTGACTGTGCTCAAGCCTTCCAATCTGGTCGTCAAGGCCAACGGTGGGCACCTCTTCAAGGTCACCTCCAAGGGCCTCACAGAATGGCTCTCAGCGAATGCAGGTGAGATCAACACAGCGGTCAACACTGCGAGCCGCCCTAAGGCTGTAGTCGATGAGCATGGCTATACGATCGCTATCACAGGTGACAACACCGAAGGCTTGACCACAAAGGCCATTCATTAA
- a CDS encoding Bug family tripartite tricarboxylate transporter substrate binding protein, whose amino-acid sequence MKLPLRTLALAASCMLFTGQLLAEPKRPECIAPASPGGGFDLTCKLAQSALVNEKLLSKPMRVTYMPGGVGAVAYNAVVAQRPADAGTLVAWSSGSLLNLAQGKFGRFDEGAVRWLAAVGTSYGAIAVKKDSPYKNLDDLVQALKKDPSKVVIGSGGTVGSQDWMQTALIAKAAGINPRDLRYVALEGGGEIATALLGEHIQVGSTDISDSMPHIQSGDMRLLAVFANERLDEPEMKDIPTAKEQGYDIVWPVVRGFYLGPKVSDAEYAWWKDAFDKLLASEDFATLRDQRELFPFAMTGPELDTYVKKQVADYKVLAQEFGLIQ is encoded by the coding sequence ATGAAACTTCCCCTGCGCACCCTGGCCCTGGCGGCCAGCTGCATGCTGTTCACAGGTCAACTGCTGGCCGAACCCAAGCGTCCTGAATGCATCGCCCCGGCCTCCCCCGGCGGTGGCTTTGACCTGACCTGCAAACTGGCGCAAAGCGCACTGGTCAATGAAAAACTGCTGAGCAAGCCGATGCGTGTGACCTACATGCCCGGCGGCGTCGGTGCGGTTGCCTACAACGCGGTAGTGGCCCAGCGCCCAGCGGATGCTGGCACCCTGGTAGCCTGGTCCAGCGGTTCATTGCTCAACCTTGCGCAGGGCAAATTTGGTCGGTTCGATGAAGGCGCCGTACGCTGGCTGGCAGCCGTCGGCACCAGCTACGGAGCCATTGCGGTGAAGAAAGACTCGCCCTACAAGAACCTCGACGACCTGGTTCAAGCCCTTAAGAAAGACCCGAGCAAAGTGGTGATCGGTTCAGGCGGCACCGTGGGCAGCCAGGACTGGATGCAAACCGCCCTGATCGCCAAGGCGGCCGGGATCAACCCTCGCGACCTGCGTTATGTGGCACTGGAAGGCGGCGGCGAGATCGCTACTGCATTGCTGGGTGAGCATATTCAGGTAGGCAGCACGGATATTTCCGACTCCATGCCCCATATCCAGAGCGGCGACATGCGCCTGCTCGCCGTATTCGCCAACGAGCGCCTCGATGAGCCGGAAATGAAGGACATCCCGACGGCCAAGGAGCAGGGCTACGACATTGTCTGGCCGGTGGTACGCGGTTTCTACCTGGGGCCAAAAGTCAGCGATGCTGAATACGCCTGGTGGAAAGACGCTTTTGACAAGCTGCTGGCCTCCGAAGACTTCGCCACATTGCGCGACCAGCGCGAATTGTTCCCCTTCGCCATGACCGGCCCGGAGCTGGACACCTATGTGAAGAAGCAGGTGGCTGACTACAAAGTCCTGGCCCAGGAATTCGGCCTGATCCAGTAA
- a CDS encoding YgfZ/GcvT domain-containing protein — MADSAFFCTLNHEGILAVIGNDASKFLQGQLTCNLNYLSETRSSLGARCTQKGRMQSSFRIVLQDNGCLLAMARELVEPQLADLKKYAVFSKSKLTDDSANWVRFGLVNADSVLQSLGLHLPAETDSVARAGELIAVRASEGRAELWAPVEQTESLVQHLKAQLPEAELNQWLLGQVRAGIGQVMAQTRELFIPQMINLQAVGGVSFKKGCYTGQEIVARMQYLGKLKRHLYRLSLAAGHAAPAPGTPLFTPSHTSSVGEVVLAANAENGVELLAVLTSDAAQAGDIHLGDLQGPGLSLLELPYQLDRDREIQR; from the coding sequence ATGGCCGACTCTGCTTTTTTCTGCACCCTGAACCACGAAGGCATTCTTGCTGTGATCGGCAACGACGCCAGCAAGTTTCTGCAGGGGCAGTTGACCTGCAACCTCAACTACTTGAGCGAAACCCGCTCAAGCCTTGGCGCCCGCTGCACGCAAAAAGGCCGCATGCAGTCGAGCTTTCGCATCGTTCTGCAAGATAACGGCTGCCTGCTGGCAATGGCCCGCGAGCTGGTTGAACCGCAGCTGGCGGACCTGAAAAAGTACGCCGTGTTCTCCAAGTCCAAGCTGACCGATGACAGTGCCAACTGGGTACGCTTTGGCCTGGTCAATGCTGACTCGGTGCTGCAAAGCCTTGGCCTGCACCTGCCGGCCGAAACCGACAGCGTTGCCCGCGCTGGCGAACTGATCGCCGTTCGCGCTTCAGAAGGCCGCGCAGAACTGTGGGCCCCTGTCGAACAGACCGAAAGCCTGGTTCAGCACCTCAAGGCACAGCTGCCCGAGGCTGAGCTTAACCAATGGCTGCTGGGCCAGGTTCGCGCCGGCATTGGCCAGGTCATGGCGCAGACCCGCGAGCTGTTCATTCCGCAAATGATCAACCTGCAGGCCGTAGGCGGTGTCAGCTTCAAAAAAGGCTGCTACACCGGTCAGGAAATCGTTGCGCGCATGCAATACCTGGGCAAGCTCAAACGCCACCTCTACCGTTTGTCCCTTGCGGCCGGTCATGCTGCGCCCGCCCCCGGCACGCCGCTGTTTACCCCGTCCCACACCAGTTCCGTGGGCGAAGTGGTACTGGCCGCGAACGCCGAAAACGGTGTTGAGCTGCTCGCCGTGCTGACCAGCGATGCTGCGCAAGCCGGGGATATTCACTTGGGTGACCTGCAAGGCCCTGGCCTTTCACTGCTTGAGCTGCCGTATCAACTGGACCGCGATCGCGAAATCCAGCGTTGA
- a CDS encoding succinate dehydrogenase assembly factor 2 yields MVEDVELNRLYWHSRRGMLELDVLLVPFVKEVYATLNDVDRECYRKLLECEDQDMFGWFMERSESQDPELQRMVRMILDRVQPK; encoded by the coding sequence ATGGTCGAAGATGTTGAACTCAATCGTCTGTACTGGCACAGCCGTCGCGGCATGCTTGAACTTGACGTGTTGCTGGTGCCTTTCGTCAAGGAGGTGTACGCCACCCTCAATGACGTGGACCGCGAATGCTATCGCAAGCTGCTGGAGTGCGAAGACCAGGACATGTTCGGCTGGTTTATGGAGCGCAGCGAGTCCCAGGACCCTGAGCTGCAGCGCATGGTTCGCATGATTCTGGATCGTGTCCAGCCCAAGTAA
- a CDS encoding HDOD domain-containing protein gives MSMLAHRVQMDLLKAIDRDDLVLPTLPEVALNIRKAAENPEISVSNLSKVIGRDTALSARLIKVVNSPMLRATREVTDLHTAITRLGVNYSSNLAIGLVMEQIFHARSEVVEQKMRDVWRQSLEVAGICYTLCRRHTLLKPDQAALGGLVHQIGVLPILTYAEEHNELLSDPISLNHVIDSIHPLIGDKLLAGWEFPEMLLKIPGQYQDFSRQTKAIDYIDLVQIATVFMGQDIEALSTLPAFMKLKVEADDLKLQEQLQEARWMFI, from the coding sequence ATGAGCATGCTGGCGCACAGAGTCCAAATGGACTTGCTTAAGGCCATTGATAGAGATGACCTGGTTCTACCCACACTCCCTGAAGTCGCGTTAAACATTCGCAAGGCCGCGGAAAACCCTGAAATCAGCGTCAGCAACTTGAGCAAGGTCATCGGTCGTGACACCGCGCTGTCGGCGCGGTTGATCAAAGTGGTCAACAGCCCGATGTTGCGCGCCACCCGTGAGGTGACTGACCTGCACACGGCCATCACCCGCCTGGGGGTCAACTACAGCAGCAACCTGGCGATCGGGCTGGTGATGGAGCAAATCTTCCATGCCCGCTCCGAAGTGGTCGAGCAAAAAATGCGCGATGTATGGCGCCAGAGCCTGGAAGTGGCCGGCATCTGCTACACCCTGTGCCGCCGTCATACCTTGCTCAAGCCCGACCAGGCGGCGCTGGGTGGCCTGGTGCATCAGATCGGCGTCCTGCCTATCCTGACTTACGCCGAAGAGCACAACGAACTGCTGTCCGACCCGATTTCGCTTAACCATGTCATCGACAGCATTCACCCGCTGATTGGCGACAAACTGCTGGCAGGTTGGGAGTTTCCGGAAATGCTGTTAAAGATTCCCGGGCAATATCAGGACTTTTCCCGACAAACCAAAGCCATCGACTACATCGACCTGGTACAAATCGCGACCGTGTTTATGGGGCAGGACATCGAGGCACTGAGCACCCTGCCCGCCTTCATGAAGCTGAAGGTGGAAGCTGATGACCTGAAGCTGCAGGAGCAACTGCAGGAAGCGCGCTGGATGTTTATCTGA
- a CDS encoding tripartite tricarboxylate transporter TctB family protein has translation MLAQRIFASALLLVCAGLAAMAWPYQAAFSYEPVGPRAFPLLMLALMGLGLVYMIVRPSPVVHSEDDPKLDRETLTKIGLCIVLLLIFAGTFEPLGFILSSILVGIPLARLYGGRWLPSSVIISLVSVGLYLLFDKAMDVPLPLGLLEVLEN, from the coding sequence ATGCTTGCACAACGCATTTTTGCCTCGGCCCTGCTGCTTGTTTGCGCCGGTTTGGCGGCGATGGCCTGGCCTTATCAGGCAGCCTTCTCCTACGAGCCCGTGGGGCCTCGCGCCTTCCCTTTGCTGATGCTGGCGCTGATGGGGTTGGGGCTGGTCTATATGATCGTTCGCCCTTCACCCGTCGTACACAGCGAAGATGACCCCAAACTGGACCGTGAAACCCTGACCAAGATCGGTCTGTGTATCGTGCTGTTGCTGATCTTTGCCGGCACCTTCGAACCTCTCGGTTTTATCCTCAGCAGCATCCTGGTCGGCATCCCGCTGGCGCGTCTGTATGGCGGGCGCTGGCTGCCCAGCAGCGTGATCATCAGCCTGGTGAGCGTTGGCCTTTATCTGCTGTTCGATAAAGCGATGGACGTTCCACTGCCGCTTGGCCTGCTCGAAGTTCTGGAGAACTGA
- the nadB gene encoding L-aspartate oxidase has protein sequence MSQHFQHDVLVIGSGAAGLSLALTLPSHMRIAVLSKGDLANGSTFWAQGGVAAVLDDTDTVQSHVDDTLNAGGGLCHEDAVRFTVEHSREAIQWLIDQGVPFTRDDSIDTEQQGFEFHLTREGGHSHRRIIHAADATGAAIFKTLLEQARQRPNIELLEQRVAVDLITERRLGLEGDRCLGAYVLDRATGEVDTFGSRFTILATGGAAKVYLYTSNPDGACGDGIAMAWRSGCRVANLEFNQFHPTCLYHPLAKSFLITEALRGEGAHLKLPNGERFMHRFDPRNELAPRDIVARAIDHEMKRLGIDCVYLDISHESDTFIKAHFPTVYERCLAFGIDITQQAIPVVPAAHYTCGGVMVDEHGHTDVPGLYAIGETSFTGLHGANRMASNSLLECFVYAKSAAADILAQSPEIAAPVALPSWDASQVTDSDEDVIIAHNWDELRRFMWDYVGIVRTNKRLQRAEHRVRLLLDEIDEFYSNYKVSRDLIELRNLAQVAELMIRSAMERKESRGLHYTLDYPDMLPEAKDTILTPTR, from the coding sequence ATGAGCCAACATTTTCAACATGATGTGCTGGTGATTGGCAGCGGCGCTGCCGGTTTGAGCCTTGCGCTCACGTTACCCAGCCATATGCGTATTGCAGTGCTTAGCAAGGGCGATCTGGCCAATGGTTCAACGTTCTGGGCCCAGGGCGGCGTCGCCGCTGTCCTGGATGACACCGACACGGTGCAGTCCCATGTCGATGACACCCTCAATGCAGGTGGCGGGCTGTGCCATGAAGACGCAGTACGCTTTACCGTCGAGCATAGCCGTGAAGCCATCCAGTGGCTGATCGACCAGGGCGTCCCCTTCACCCGCGATGACAGCATCGACACCGAGCAGCAGGGCTTTGAATTTCACCTCACCCGTGAAGGCGGGCACAGCCACCGACGCATCATCCATGCGGCCGACGCCACGGGCGCGGCGATTTTCAAGACATTGCTCGAACAGGCCCGCCAGCGCCCCAATATCGAACTGCTCGAACAGCGCGTCGCTGTCGACCTGATTACCGAGCGCCGCCTGGGCCTGGAAGGTGATCGCTGCCTGGGGGCCTATGTGCTGGATCGTGCCACGGGCGAGGTCGACACCTTTGGCTCACGCTTCACCATTCTGGCCACCGGGGGGGCGGCCAAGGTGTACCTCTACACCAGCAACCCGGACGGTGCCTGCGGTGACGGCATTGCAATGGCCTGGCGCTCGGGTTGCCGGGTGGCCAACCTGGAATTCAACCAGTTCCACCCCACTTGCCTGTACCACCCACTGGCCAAGAGCTTTCTGATCACCGAAGCCCTGCGGGGCGAAGGGGCGCACCTCAAGCTACCCAACGGCGAGCGCTTCATGCACCGCTTCGACCCGCGCAACGAACTGGCACCGCGAGATATCGTGGCCCGGGCCATCGACCATGAAATGAAGCGCCTGGGTATCGATTGTGTGTACCTGGATATCAGCCATGAGTCCGATACGTTCATCAAGGCCCACTTCCCGACGGTTTATGAGCGCTGCCTGGCGTTCGGCATCGACATCACCCAACAGGCCATCCCGGTAGTCCCTGCGGCGCATTACACCTGCGGTGGAGTCATGGTCGACGAACATGGCCACACCGATGTGCCGGGCCTGTACGCCATCGGCGAAACCAGCTTTACCGGCCTGCATGGTGCCAACCGCATGGCCAGCAACTCGCTGCTCGAGTGTTTTGTCTACGCCAAGTCGGCAGCGGCCGACATCCTCGCCCAGTCGCCAGAAATCGCCGCCCCCGTGGCACTGCCCAGCTGGGATGCCAGCCAGGTGACCGACTCCGATGAAGACGTGATCATCGCCCACAACTGGGATGAACTGCGGCGTTTCATGTGGGACTACGTCGGCATCGTGCGCACCAACAAGCGCCTGCAACGAGCCGAGCACCGGGTGCGCCTGCTGCTGGACGAAATTGATGAGTTCTACAGCAACTACAAAGTGAGCAGAGACCTGATTGAATTGAGGAACCTTGCTCAAGTAGCCGAACTGATGATCAGGTCTGCCATGGAACGTAAGGAATCTCGGGGTCTGCACTACACACTGGACTATCCAGATATGTTGCCAGAGGCGAAGGATACGATCCTTACACCGACCAGATGA
- a CDS encoding protein YgfX yields the protein MSSPSNHFECRWHACGQLLAAYLAAQLLALIAICLLSIPAWACLLGALLCLAHGAWVLPRHVRLTHPGAMTRLRHDADGWQLWNRDKGWQAVQLRRDSLALPLLVLVRYRLAGERRVRAVCIPGAALAPDQHRRLRVRLKFSRRRWLAPE from the coding sequence GTGTCCAGCCCAAGTAATCATTTTGAATGCCGCTGGCATGCCTGCGGGCAATTGCTGGCGGCGTATCTTGCAGCCCAGTTGCTGGCGCTGATCGCTATTTGCCTTCTTTCAATTCCTGCCTGGGCATGCCTGCTCGGCGCCCTGTTGTGCCTGGCGCACGGGGCCTGGGTGTTGCCACGGCATGTTCGCCTGACCCACCCCGGTGCCATGACCCGGTTGCGCCATGATGCCGATGGCTGGCAGTTGTGGAACCGTGACAAGGGCTGGCAGGCGGTGCAGCTGCGCCGCGACAGCCTGGCGCTGCCCCTGTTGGTGCTGGTGCGCTATCGCCTGGCGGGTGAGCGGCGGGTGCGGGCGGTTTGCATCCCGGGCGCCGCGCTGGCGCCGGATCAGCACCGGCGCTTGCGCGTGCGCCTGAAGTTCAGCCGGCGTAGGTGGCTGGCACCAGAATAG